Proteins encoded by one window of Streptomyces uncialis:
- a CDS encoding alpha/beta hydrolase, which yields MIRMTRKGAAAVAVLALAAGAPELAYASPGQTPAPPGSAPAAQQAEGTRPAAQQPGARQPGGKLPEGWRITGAGADRHLVWTAPERVPMGDARVEFHAGDRVLGAPAPDKDQRTFRLPLGSAEVGPDDALKVLAGGRRLDQAGKDEAAERAPRDRSGTGPAPQAANPAPANPVDPGTKGRYRTVSGDYTLPSVKLPDFPRKVEMTATVVGPKDAPGKRPVALFLHGRHSTCYNAQNETGSWPCDTGFKPIPSHKGYLHDQRLLASQGYVTVSISANGINGQDHSIEDAGAQARSSLVRQHLARLAGWSANPASAPAALRKLPRADLDKVLLVGHSRGGEGVNRAALDSRYPAPADRDGYKGPVRWKIRGTVLIGPTIFGQNPAPDVPSVTLLPGCDGDVSDLQGQIYADGTRAVSRGKALQSSVYMVGANHNFFNTEWTPGQAVAPAWDDWDSDDTRDAVCAPGTRTRLTAKQQQTAGSTYIAAAARLFVAGDDKVRPLLDGSNRRAPSAGPAQVRTHAVGGNRVPAVLPSASTKVTGGRLCAQIDPDPAKACLPLEGSARSPHFAFWETAREPGRHAVAMNWNRAGTPLKVTPAKKFSVKGSESLALRVIVPQNSTGTKLDVRLTDGAGRKAHLGQVRIDGIPGTDRTTSAWAREVRVPLKAAVRAGLDLRKAASLELTPRTGSGKAWLMDAWGWRPGTPAAGTAKMPRVDLGRLTVKEGDSGSRTFRVPVKITGHGSGQVRVFVQDAETGATTARTVTVKPGSQAVDVPITVEGNTRFAYDSARSAFVKAVRGVAVGAHSGGVLVRNDDPMPKISVAPVADKVTEGQALSWRVKLSEAADVELYGIAFKLLPATGGTELSTRDVDPTWLDAQFGTPPTPEVPLSRLWEGDAYLPVMFAAGALTADVTVPTVTDSVAETDETLRLQEIVHDAEWNPIEGDIHTGTVRDTP from the coding sequence TTGATCCGAATGACGCGCAAGGGAGCCGCCGCCGTGGCGGTTCTCGCGCTGGCGGCGGGGGCGCCGGAACTGGCGTACGCCTCGCCAGGGCAGACGCCCGCACCGCCCGGTTCCGCACCGGCGGCCCAGCAAGCGGAGGGTACGCGACCGGCGGCCCAGCAACCAGGGGCTCGTCAACCGGGGGGCAAGCTCCCCGAAGGCTGGCGAATAACCGGCGCGGGCGCCGACCGGCACCTCGTATGGACCGCGCCGGAACGTGTCCCGATGGGGGACGCCCGGGTCGAGTTCCACGCCGGTGACCGGGTGCTCGGCGCGCCCGCGCCCGACAAGGACCAGCGCACCTTCCGGCTGCCGCTCGGCTCGGCCGAGGTGGGCCCGGACGACGCGCTGAAGGTGCTCGCCGGGGGGCGCCGACTGGACCAGGCCGGGAAGGACGAGGCGGCCGAACGCGCCCCGCGCGACCGGAGCGGCACCGGACCCGCGCCGCAGGCGGCGAACCCCGCACCGGCCAACCCGGTCGACCCCGGGACCAAGGGCCGCTACCGGACCGTCAGCGGTGACTACACCCTGCCGTCCGTGAAGCTGCCGGACTTCCCGCGCAAGGTCGAGATGACCGCCACGGTCGTCGGCCCGAAGGACGCGCCCGGCAAGCGTCCGGTCGCGCTGTTCCTGCACGGCCGGCACAGCACCTGCTACAACGCGCAGAACGAGACCGGCTCATGGCCCTGCGACACCGGCTTCAAGCCGATCCCCAGCCATAAGGGCTATCTGCACGACCAGAGACTCCTCGCCTCCCAGGGCTATGTCACGGTCTCGATCTCCGCGAACGGGATCAACGGCCAGGACCACAGCATCGAGGACGCGGGCGCACAGGCCCGCTCGTCCCTCGTACGGCAGCACCTCGCCCGGCTCGCGGGCTGGTCCGCGAACCCGGCGAGCGCTCCCGCCGCCCTCCGCAAGCTGCCGCGCGCCGACCTCGACAAGGTGCTGCTCGTCGGGCACTCCCGGGGCGGCGAGGGTGTCAACCGCGCCGCACTGGACAGCCGTTACCCGGCGCCCGCCGACCGCGACGGCTACAAGGGCCCGGTCCGCTGGAAGATCCGCGGCACTGTCCTCATCGGACCCACCATCTTCGGCCAGAACCCCGCGCCCGATGTCCCGTCGGTGACGCTGCTGCCCGGCTGCGACGGCGACGTGTCCGACCTCCAGGGCCAGATCTACGCCGACGGCACCCGCGCGGTGAGCCGCGGCAAGGCCCTCCAGAGCTCGGTGTACATGGTCGGCGCCAACCACAACTTCTTCAACACCGAGTGGACGCCCGGCCAGGCCGTCGCCCCGGCCTGGGACGACTGGGACTCCGACGACACCCGCGACGCCGTCTGCGCGCCCGGCACCCGTACCCGGCTGACGGCGAAGCAGCAGCAGACCGCCGGTTCCACGTACATCGCCGCCGCGGCCCGGCTGTTCGTCGCCGGTGACGACAAGGTCCGTCCGCTGCTGGACGGTTCGAACCGGCGGGCCCCGTCCGCCGGACCCGCGCAGGTCCGTACGCACGCCGTCGGCGGCAACCGCGTCCCCGCGGTGCTGCCCTCCGCCTCCACCAAGGTGACGGGCGGACGTCTTTGCGCCCAGATCGACCCCGACCCGGCCAAGGCGTGCCTGCCGCTCGAGGGCAGCGCGCGTTCACCGCACTTCGCCTTCTGGGAGACCGCCCGGGAGCCCGGACGGCACGCGGTCGCGATGAACTGGAACCGGGCGGGCACCCCGCTGAAGGTGACTCCCGCGAAGAAGTTCTCCGTCAAGGGTTCCGAGTCGCTCGCCCTGCGGGTGATCGTCCCGCAGAACAGCACCGGCACGAAGCTGGATGTCCGGCTCACCGACGGGGCGGGCCGCAAGGCCCACCTCGGCCAGGTCCGGATCGACGGCATCCCGGGCACCGACCGGACCACGTCCGCGTGGGCCCGTGAGGTCCGCGTACCGCTGAAGGCGGCGGTCCGTGCCGGACTGGACCTGCGGAAGGCGGCGTCCCTCGAACTCACGCCGCGTACCGGTTCCGGGAAGGCCTGGCTGATGGACGCGTGGGGCTGGCGTCCCGGTACGCCCGCCGCGGGTACGGCGAAGATGCCGCGGGTCGACCTCGGCCGGCTCACGGTCAAGGAGGGCGACTCGGGCAGCCGGACGTTCCGGGTGCCGGTCAAGATCACCGGGCACGGCAGCGGCCAGGTGCGCGTCTTCGTCCAGGACGCCGAGACGGGTGCTACCACCGCCCGTACGGTGACCGTCAAGCCGGGCAGCCAGGCCGTCGACGTCCCGATCACCGTCGAGGGCAACACCCGCTTCGCCTACGACTCCGCGCGGAGCGCCTTCGTGAAGGCCGTACGGGGCGTGGCGGTCGGCGCCCACAGCGGCGGGGTGCTCGTCCGGAACGACGACCCGATGCCGAAGATCTCCGTGGCCCCGGTCGCGGACAAGGTCACCGAGGGGCAGGCCCTCAGCTGGCGGGTGAAGCTCTCGGAGGCCGCCGACGTGGAGCTGTACGGGATCGCCTTCAAGCTCCTTCCCGCGACC